In the genome of Ptychodera flava strain L36383 chromosome 13, AS_Pfla_20210202, whole genome shotgun sequence, one region contains:
- the LOC139148326 gene encoding proteasome assembly chaperone 2-like, producing the protein MYVKCCNSPSDFKGCTLILPAVSVGNVGQLAVDLLVATLNLERVGFIHDDCILPVCGNDAFLKTNETQGKLVTSTEVYYCADQSLVVVQQRAPIVKGKQREFCRKLSDWIKTCQFDKVILLTSSYAHERIDSQIQGSPLRYVVTPTLQDKIGMLLQDDMKWCQFERRDPTWTKSLDKEEEDIPDTAKGVFIPGGGIAKKLFIQGCKDNLPIAVLSVFCAEGDNIPDTFTLISYLNQWLALLPNQSSDSEVPSSSWTIPSSWSLLFGSGVDKSIY; encoded by the exons CCTGCAGTGTCCGTTGGCAATGTTGGTCAGCTGGCAGTAGACTTGTTGGTAGCTACCCTTAATCTAGAGAGAGTTGGTTTCATCCATGACGACTGCATTCTCCCAGTGTGTGGAAATGATGCCTTCCTGAAGACCAATGAAACACAAGGCAAATTGGTAACCAGCACAGAAG TTTATTATTGTGCAGACCAAAGCCTAGTTGTAGTTCAGCAGAGGGCTCCAATTGTCAAG GGTAAACAGAGGGAGTTCTGCAGGAAGTTGTCAGACTGGATCAAGACATGCCAATTTGACAAGGTGATTCTCCTGACAAGTAGCTATGCACATGAAAGAATAGATTCACAAATACAGGG GTCACCACTTAGGTATGTAGTGACACCTACCTTACAAGACAAAATTGGAATGTTACTTCAAGATGATATGAAATGGTGTCAGTTTGAAAGGAGAGATCCAACATGGACCAAGTCACTTGACAAGGAGGAAGAGGACATTCCAGACACAGCAAAAGGTGTCTTCATCCCAGGCGGAGGTATAGCCAAGAAGTTGTTTATCCAAGG GTGTAAAGATAACTTACCAATAGCTGTATTGTCAGTATTTTGTGCAGAAGGAGACAACATACCCGATACATTCACATTAATTTCATATCTCAACCAATGGCTGGCATTACTTCCAAATCAG TCATCAGATTCAGAGGTGCCGTCAAGTTCATGGACAATACCCAGTTCCTGGAGTCTGCTATTTGGGTCCGGTGTGGATAAATCAATCTATTGA